A single region of the Streptomyces sp. ITFR-16 genome encodes:
- a CDS encoding ATP-binding protein: protein MTTHRTATPPRPRGDDGGAHVVGAATARRPLASHVFEMVMEPVDVHFAQARRTTATVLKHWSLPETPAEDARLVVSELVSNAIIHGSADVRLRLRHDEHELRIRVTDDSTAPARRRRASAAGLGGRGLHLVACLSLRWGVADGGRTTYAVIPTLTEAPPCRRTTQSSTEPTC, encoded by the coding sequence GCGACGACGGTGGCGCCCACGTCGTCGGCGCCGCGACCGCTCGGCGTCCGCTGGCTTCTCATGTCTTCGAGATGGTCATGGAGCCGGTAGATGTGCACTTCGCTCAAGCGCGGCGAACGACGGCCACCGTGCTGAAGCACTGGTCGTTGCCGGAGACGCCGGCAGAGGACGCCCGGCTCGTCGTCTCGGAGTTGGTGTCCAACGCGATCATCCACGGTTCTGCGGACGTCCGACTGCGACTGCGACACGACGAGCACGAGCTTCGAATCCGAGTCACCGACGACAGCACGGCACCGGCGAGGCGACGACGTGCAAGTGCCGCCGGCCTCGGCGGTCGAGGGCTGCACCTCGTCGCCTGCTTGTCGCTTCGGTGGGGCGTCGCGGACGGCGGTCGGACGACGTATGCGGTCATCCCCACTCTCACGGAGGCACCCCCATGTCGCCGCACAACGCAATCAAGCACGGAGCCGACGTGTTGA